The genomic stretch TTTTTCTCCCCGATGGAGGACAGCTCCATTTCGTCCACCGTGGTGATTCCCGCAAGGGTGGTCAGGTTGAACTTTTCCAGCCGGACGCCCAGGCCGATTAGAATAGACTTGGCGGTTTTTCCCGCCGCCAGCTTGAAGATGTTGTACTGCTTGACCGCCAGGTGCTCCGGTTCCCGCATTTCCAGCCGTTCAAACAGCTCGTCAAGGGGGCTTTGATAGGTTTCGTCATCCTCCCGGACTTCGGCGGCGGCGATCATCTCCATGACCATCGGGAAATTTTGTTCTTCCGGCGGCGCTTCATAAAGAAGGTAGAGAATCAAAGCCTCCAGCAGTGCGGTTTCGGAGCGTTCCCAGAAGGGATCGTTGGTGTTGCTGCCTTTGGGCGTGGTGTTGCGGATCAGGTTGGTGACCAGCTTTAACACGTCCTTGTCGTCCTTCAAGTAGGCAAAGGGATTGTAGCAGTGGGACAGGTGCATGTTGATTAAATCCAGCACCTTGATTTCGTAGCCATTTGCTTTGAGCAGGTTCCCCGTGTCCCGGAGAATTTCGCCTTTTGGGTCGAGTACGACGAAAGAGGTGTTGGCCTGCATGACGTTTGGCTTGGCATAAAATCTCGTTTTGCCGGAGCCGGAGCCACCCACAACCATGACATTCAGGTTGCGCCGATGTTTCCGGCCGTCAAGGCCGATGCGGACGTTCTGTGTAAGGATTTTGTTTTTCTGCGGGTCTTTGTCCCGGTACTTTTTATTGACAGCCGCCGCGCCGCCCCAGCGTGCGCTGCCGTGTTCCTCCCTCCGCCGGTAATTGCGCTTGGTGGACAGGTAAATTCCGATGCCCAGACAATAGGCGGCGATAAACAGCAGGATGCACTTGGGTGTGTCGTCCACCCATCGGATGTCAAAGGGATTGTCCATCGCCTTGCTAAGGTTGACAAGGATTTCGGGAAGTCCGCCGGAAAGGGAAGGGGCGGTCAATAATGCCGCCCACACCACCGGAATTAAAAAAACCGCAAAGAGTATCAGGCTGCTCCTTGCGGTTTCATCGCGCCTCATGGTGGCTCCTGCGCTTTTGTTTTTTTGTCGGGGCGTCAATGGTTTTTAAAAGCAGTTCGTCAACGGCGTCGGTGGGCCGTTCTTCTTTAATCAGGTCGTTTCTGAGCTCATTCAAGGCGTTCACCACAACGCCGTATTCGTAATTGTCCAGGGTAAGCACCCTTTCTTCTTCCTTCATAGGCAATCCCTCCTAACGTTCCGGCTCCTGCCGTATTTGCTGTCTTTGCTGCGAAAGCATCCGGTTCATCCTGCCGGAAATTTCGACAGCAGTCTCCCGTATAACCGAAAGCTCGGCGCGGATCTCCTGCGGGTCCATGCCCTCCAGCATTTGGGGAGCGCGGTCGAAGCGGTAGCCGTTTGTATCCACGCCGTACTGCCTGCAGAGCATATAAGACACGCAGTAGGCGCGGAAGGCATGGTCGGAACGGCGGTAGCTCCCATTTCCCGTATCCATTTCCGCATGGGCCAGCTCCTGGGAAAGGGCGCAGAAAATATTCCCCGCATCCATGCCCCTTCGGATTTGGATTTCCCTTGTTTCCGGCCGGTACAGGGCATTTGTGCCGTCCGTCAGGGCGTCGCTGATGCGGATAGGCACCGGCGCATGGTGCATCAGCGCCTTGATGAGGGTGCGGTCGTCGGGATAGGTGGGTGTTTCCCGTTTGCGGCTGTTTCCGGTCTGGGAAATGTCGAACATCTTTTTCAGGTTGTAGCTGATGCCGACGCTGCCGTCGTCGCGCCGGTACTCCTCGCCCGGCTCCAGGATGTAGAAGCCGGTTTCCTTTTTGCGGATGTAGGCGCCTTGCTCCTTCCAGGTGTCAAAGTCCGCAATGCGGGTTGCATCCGGCTTCTGCGCAAGAATCAGAAGGGCGTTGGCCACACTGTAGCGGTCAAAGCGGCTCTGCACATCCAGGTACTTCTGGAAGGCAGCGCCGTCCCGCGCCACGGTTTTTGCCGTGTCGTCGATCATTGCGTAAACCATTTCCCGTTTCTCCTGCTTCTGCTGCTTCCATGCCTCTTTGTCAAAGGACAGGTCGTTTTGGGGAGCAGGCTGTTCGTTTTCCTGCCGGAAAAGATCGTCGAAACTGCTCATAAATCTTACCTCGCTTTCGATTTTGACTTTTTTGATTTGGATTTCTGCCTGTTGGATTTGGCATTCTGCTTTGAAGCCTGCGGCTGCTCTTTGGCAGGCTCGCGCCTGGGTTCCGCCGCTTGTTCCTTTTGAGCGGCCTTGATTTCCTGCAGTTCTTCCCGGATTGATCTTCTCGGCAGCTCAATAGCACCCTCGGCGGCTTTCCCGCTGCGCTCGTAAGTAGGCTCGGACGGAAGGGGTTTCTCCGCCGTCGCCGTCGTGGGGTTTGGGTTGTCCGGTTGTTCCTTGACCGGCTCCGGCCGGTCGGGCTTTGCCATGAGTTCATGCAGAAAATCGTCCGCGCTTTTTTCGGCGGGCGTTCCTTTTTCGGGAGGCGCTTTTTCGTCCGGGCCTTCTTTATGCGGTATATTATCCTTCTGTTTGGCGGCCCTGGATTTCTCGATTTCGTTCTTGATGCTTGCCGTATCCACGGTGGCAAGCTTGAAGCGTTCCACAATGCGATTGATTTTGGAAGCATCCTCCGCCCGCACCATGATGTCGCACATGCCGTCCGTGTCATTTTTGTCACGGAGGGCGCAATAGAGGACACCGTAGCGTTTGGCCTCCTGGCAAAACTTCTTTAAGTCCTCGTTGCGCACCGCAAAGACTTTCAGCTCCTTGCCGCTACGCAAAAGCCCCTCCAGACGGATTTTGCCCTTAGTCCTTTTTTGGTCTTTCAGCACAGCGTACAGGTAGGTGGCAAGGTTTTTCGCGCCTTCGCCGGAGATTTTGGCCATCACCTCAATCCCTTTAAGGGTCATATTGACGATTTGGTCCGCTGCGTCGGCTCCGCTGTTCATAGATTTTTTCCTCCTTTCCTTGATGGATTTCCTCCTGTTGAACCTGAAGCAGTTTCTTCTTCATTTCTTCGGAACGGGACAGGATGCCCGTACAGAGCTTCACCTCCTTTCGGAACAGGGACAGCTTCCTGGAAAGTTCTGAAATCTGCTGCTTATACTGTGCTGTTTGCTCATGGTCTTTACACCGGCGCAGCCGATGATAAAGAGATTTGCGGGCGTCGGACAGGGCTGCCATTTCCTGCTCCAGTCCGTTCTGGTACGTGAGAAGCTGCTCCTTGTTCTCAATGTGATGAGTACACAGCAGCTTGGTTTGAGCAATGAGTTCATCCAAATGGCGGATGTCCTCGCGCAATAAAAAATGCGTCCGTTTGCTGGACGCACGATGTTTTGGCAAAATGCCCATTTTGTAAAGGTAGTGGAAGTATAACGCCTGCAAGCCCGTGAGCTTTCTTGTCTTTTTGGGATTAAGTCCGCCTTTGACGGCATAGCGTTTTCGCTTCGGCTCCGGCAGGACTTCCGGACGCTTCGGGGCGCGGTTTTGAAGTATCCGCTGCTTGATGGCGTCCTCGGTGTAATCGTCACCCAGGGTTTTCAGCCGGACAAAGCGTTCCTTTCCCGGAGGACGCACCGCCATGTATTTTACGCCGGTTTTTACCTTGTAGCCCTGTTTTCGTAAAGCAGCGATAAATTGCGTGAAGGTCATAGATGCGGCAATGGCTTTGTCCACATCCTCGCGGATGAGGCCCCGCCAGGTGGGTTTGCCTTCCTGCTCGGTCTTCCATTCGGCATAGTGCCTGGATTTGCCCTTTTGCGGGTTTTCAATGACGGACAGGGAATATTCCCTGCATAGCCGGTCGGAGGTCTGCCGCATGAGGGCGTAGGTGGCGTTGTTGTCGTAATACCGCTTGCCGTCCATAAAGGATACGGAGTTCAGCACAAAATGGTTATGCAGATGATGTTTGTCCAGGTGGGTGGAAACCACCACCTCAAAGCGGTCGCCCCAAAGCTCCTGCGCCAGCTTTACGCCGATGGCGTGGGCGGTTTCGGGGGTGGCTTCCCCCGGAGCGAAGGACTGATATCCGTGGAAGGCAAGAATGCCGTCCGTTTTCTGGAATTGCAGCTTTGTCCGGGACATTTGCTCGTAGGCGGTGGCTGGATCGCAGTTGATGCCGGTAACATAGAATTGCTTTTCGGTCTTGACATCCTGCTCGGTATATTCCAGCACGTTCTGCAGGCCCTGAAAGACGGTAGTTGAAAAATCGAGGTTCCCGGTTTTTTCGGGATTGGTGGCATAGTCGATCACCCGGTTAAGGCGGTCTGTCACATCCCATATCGCCGTGGTTGCCATTATTTTCCCTCCTTTCCGGCGACGTGACCGCCGCCTGTATATCCAGCACGGCCTTGCGGAGCCGGTTAGCTTCATACTGGAACACCGTCCTGTCGATATGTCCTGTGGCGTTTGCCTTTGCCGCAATCTGGTTTAAGTTGCTGCCGATGGCGTGAAGCTCCCGCATCATGGCGTAATAGTCGGGTGGGGGAAGCTCTTTGGGCACGTAACCGTTGATGAGGGTACGGATAAATGCTTCCTGCGAAAGGCCGGATTTCTTAACCTGTTTGGCAAGGTGCTGTTGCTCTTTGGCGTTCAGCCGCACAATGATTTGGATATTCCGTTTTCTCATCGTTCCGGCTCCTTTCGTTTGGGGTGGGCAAGCTCTTTTTCCTGCTTCATCAGAAGCCGCACTGTGTCGTTTACGATGACTGGATGATCGTTGATGCAAAACTCGTGAAAGTGCCGTGGTTCTCCCTGATGCCCCGGAAACTGCGGAAAGGGTTCAACCTGAGCCGCCCATTCTTTCACCGAGCGGTAGTACCTTCCATCCCAGAGGGCATGATTGACGGTTGCGGCCAGCACCTGCCGGACACGGTCCTGTCCATGCACTTGAATGATTTCTTTTAGGAATTCGGGCAGTTTATGGTCATAGTAGCTGTGTGAGAGTGCCGCATTTTCCATAAATGCGTTCTTGCAGGCGAGAACGGCGCGGAATTCCTCATGCCATTTTTGTTGCAGTTCTTCCATACATGTATCACCTCTTTCATTGTTTTGGCACGACGGCGAAAGGCGAAAGGGGGGTATTAGGGGCAAAAGCCCCTAACAAGCGAATTTGGATAGCCAAATTCAGTGCTTGCTGCAACACAAGACAGCGGTCTTGTGTTGTCATGTTACGGTTGGCTTAAGATTCTACCAGCCGAAAAGGAAGTCTTGGTCAGCGTTCATACTCGCGGCGCTTTTGGTTCCTGCTCCGCGCTTCGATTTCTTTTTCCCGTGCGGCAAACTCCACACCTGCAAAGTGTTCCGCGTCGAGGATGTATTCTTCATTGTTGTATGCTTCCTGCACCATCGCTTCCGCTTGCTGTGCATTTTCTGCTTCGATCTCTACGGTCATGCAAAGGGTTTCTTTGATTTCCACCTGATAGGTTTTCATAAAAGCAAAGCCTCCTTTCTTGATTTTTACGCAAAAGAAAAAGGCACTGATTTTTCAGCACCTTTAACAACTTTAATGAAAACTGATTATATTATGGATTAATCGAAGTTGCCTAATCTGATTAATACATACCATAAAAAAATTAACCGTTATAACAAATCCATAGTAGTGTTTAAAGTTTAATGAATTTTGTAATAGTCAGGATCAAGAATAAATTCACCTCCCGTTTCGTCTAGCCATTTATTTCCCAGTGTGATTATTTCAAAAATACAGTCAGAAAAAATATCAATGGCACACTCATTCATTGTATATGGAGATAATAAATACTTTTCATCAATGTTAGGCATTGTTGCAGAATATAATACTTGTCCTGCATCTTTTCCGACTTTCTTTAGAAGCAGATAAGAATTTGGAGGATTGTTTGGATTCATTTTATTGGCAGAGATAACTTTTAAGTTAGATGCTGGTGACAGCACACTGCAATATAACTTTTTTTTTGCTCTATCTGAAATCAAATATTGGTATTGTCTTATCCAATCTAATAATTTTAAAACGGTTAGTGACCATTCTAATGGATATAGGTTGGATGTAGTAAGAGTTGTAAATATTTGTGTAAGCATTTCTTTTATCTCATTTAAATCGTTATTTGCAAAAAAGCCTAAAATTGGCTCCCTTTTCTTAAGTATTGAAAGCAATTGGTCTTTTTTTAATGACAATAATTCAGATGTTTTTGCTAATGCCTCTGACATTGTAATTGTCCTATAAACCATGCAGCTAATTTGTTTTAGAATACCCAATATACCATAATCAATTTTCCCTTTCATATAATCTTTTAATGGATTAAACAGAAGTCCCCTACTATACATAAGCTTAATTGCTTCAGCTAATCCATTTGCTACATTTTGTTTTTCATTTTCGGTATCAGAATTATATTGAAAAATTCTTCGATGGTTTAAATCAAATGGGATATCATTAAGACATCCATATTTTATATTGAAAAAGCAAATAATTTTTTCCCATCCAATTGTTTTTGCTGCATAACCGAGTTCGACTAAAACATTTGGATTGGGCATTTTTCTACCGTAATAGTCTGGATTGATTATAGAAATATCGCAAATAAATATATCGCTTTTAGCTATTTTATTGAAAATTATATCTGCTATATCAGGAGATCCTGAAGCTCCTTTAGTATCACGATCATATTCAAAAATTTCTCCTACATTAATATCACCAGCGATCATTTTTATTACTTTTTTAATACATTCTTCAATAAATGAACGATTATCTTTACTGGGGAGATCAGATTGCCATGAATAAAAAATATTAAATTTCATCGTGATCCTCCTAAAAGCAATCACCTGTTTGAGGTGTTTTGTGAACTTTCAGTATAGACATACCCTGAAGGTTCAGTAACTTCCTATTTTTAGTCTAGCAATCAGTTGCGCCATTTATCGAAATCTACCGCACCAGCCACCCATAATCCTGTCTGCAATCAACGATATAATCAACGTACACCGTCTGGTCTTTGATCTGATACAAAATCAAATACCATTTCTCTACGAACATCTTGTGATATTTATTCGGAGGGATAAATTCTGCCTCCAGAAATGGAAAACGCTCCGGCATTTGATGCAGGGAACGGATAGCGTCCATCAGGTCGTTTTTTACCTTGCGGGCGGCGGTGGGACTTTTCTGCGCCAGAAAACGGACATGGCCCGCCAACATTTGACGAGCACGGTCGGAAACAACCACCTTATATTGAACCTTCTTTTCCATGTTCCACCTCATCAATAATGCTTTCGAGATAGCTGTCCAGTTCATCCGGTGTAACTCCGGCACGCCCTGCCAGACGGTCTTCCTCAACAGCTAGCAGTTCTTCGCGCAGCTTCAACATTTTTTCGCGGCGGGTAAACGCTT from Bacillota bacterium encodes the following:
- a CDS encoding DUF3801 domain-containing protein, with translation MNSGADAADQIVNMTLKGIEVMAKISGEGAKNLATYLYAVLKDQKRTKGKIRLEGLLRSGKELKVFAVRNEDLKKFCQEAKRYGVLYCALRDKNDTDGMCDIMVRAEDASKINRIVERFKLATVDTASIKNEIEKSRAAKQKDNIPHKEGPDEKAPPEKGTPAEKSADDFLHELMAKPDRPEPVKEQPDNPNPTTATAEKPLPSEPTYERSGKAAEGAIELPRRSIREELQEIKAAQKEQAAEPRREPAKEQPQASKQNAKSNRQKSKSKKSKSKAR
- a CDS encoding DUF3849 domain-containing protein, producing the protein MEELQQKWHEEFRAVLACKNAFMENAALSHSYYDHKLPEFLKEIIQVHGQDRVRQVLAATVNHALWDGRYYRSVKEWAAQVEPFPQFPGHQGEPRHFHEFCINDHPVIVNDTVRLLMKQEKELAHPKRKEPER
- a CDS encoding relaxase/mobilization nuclease domain-containing protein codes for the protein MATTAIWDVTDRLNRVIDYATNPEKTGNLDFSTTVFQGLQNVLEYTEQDVKTEKQFYVTGINCDPATAYEQMSRTKLQFQKTDGILAFHGYQSFAPGEATPETAHAIGVKLAQELWGDRFEVVVSTHLDKHHLHNHFVLNSVSFMDGKRYYDNNATYALMRQTSDRLCREYSLSVIENPQKGKSRHYAEWKTEQEGKPTWRGLIREDVDKAIAASMTFTQFIAALRKQGYKVKTGVKYMAVRPPGKERFVRLKTLGDDYTEDAIKQRILQNRAPKRPEVLPEPKRKRYAVKGGLNPKKTRKLTGLQALYFHYLYKMGILPKHRASSKRTHFLLREDIRHLDELIAQTKLLCTHHIENKEQLLTYQNGLEQEMAALSDARKSLYHRLRRCKDHEQTAQYKQQISELSRKLSLFRKEVKLCTGILSRSEEMKKKLLQVQQEEIHQGKEEKIYEQRSRRSGPNRQYDP
- the mobC gene encoding plasmid mobilization relaxosome protein MobC; this translates as MRKRNIQIIVRLNAKEQQHLAKQVKKSGLSQEAFIRTLINGYVPKELPPPDYYAMMRELHAIGSNLNQIAAKANATGHIDRTVFQYEANRLRKAVLDIQAAVTSPERRENNGNHGDMGCDRPP
- a CDS encoding type II toxin-antitoxin system Phd/YefM family antitoxin translates to MQIKPSASIRQNYNEIAALCKSTGEPVFLTKNGEGDLVVMDIEAFTRREKMLKLREELLAVEEDRLAGRAGVTPDELDSYLESIIDEVEHGKEGSI
- a CDS encoding type IV secretory system conjugative DNA transfer family protein, producing the protein MRRDETARSSLILFAVFLIPVVWAALLTAPSLSGGLPEILVNLSKAMDNPFDIRWVDDTPKCILLFIAAYCLGIGIYLSTKRNYRRREEHGSARWGGAAAVNKKYRDKDPQKNKILTQNVRIGLDGRKHRRNLNVMVVGGSGSGKTRFYAKPNVMQANTSFVVLDPKGEILRDTGNLLKANGYEIKVLDLINMHLSHCYNPFAYLKDDKDVLKLVTNLIRNTTPKGSNTNDPFWERSETALLEALILYLLYEAPPEEQNFPMVMEMIAAAEVREDDETYQSPLDELFERLEMREPEHLAVKQYNIFKLAAGKTAKSILIGLGVRLEKFNLTTLAGITTVDEMELSSIGEKKTALFAVIPDNDSSFNFIVGMLYTQLFQSLMYLADYKYGGRLPVHVHFVMDEFANVALPDEFDKLLSTMRSREISVSIILQNLAQLKALFKDTWESIVGNCDEFLYLGGNEQSTHKYVSELLGKETIDTNTYGLSRGRNGSYSTNYQQSGRELLTPDEVRMLDNRFALLFIRGERAVMDEKYDILKHPNLKLTVDGGSQPFRHGGAENALDWKAVALNEEGDYELLSEEELEAMLQS
- a CDS encoding type II toxin-antitoxin system RelE/ParE family toxin, with the translated sequence MEKKVQYKVVVSDRARQMLAGHVRFLAQKSPTAARKVKNDLMDAIRSLHQMPERFPFLEAEFIPPNKYHKMFVEKWYLILYQIKDQTVYVDYIVDCRQDYGWLVR